Sequence from the Nymphaea colorata isolate Beijing-Zhang1983 chromosome 9, ASM883128v2, whole genome shotgun sequence genome:
ACCTTTTCTAAATAACTGGCTCATCAGTATCACCAAGCAGAAGCATGAGGAGAAGGTACTGGTTATTGCTGAGGATTATGCAACACTTTACAAGGTGAATCAGAAATGGCCTGGACATGCTGTCTTGATCCCTCCTGCACCTGATGCTCAGACAGCTCATAAATTTGGATCACAGGTAATTTGTACCAGCTGATGATGAATAACTCTGTGCATGTTGTATCATCTGAAACTGATGAACGCTCAAATACTCATCTGATTTCTAACTGACACCTTCTCTTATGGTTCTAGATATCATCCCCATAATCAtcactttttaacatttttattctatttatattttataatgttATGTCTGCATGACTGTGTCAGTAGATCCATGACCACTTCCTTTTGCTACTTAAGGTGAACTTTATGTAGCtgttaatttaattaaaaatttgcaGAAGTAAGATAATATAAATGGGCTTGAAAAATAAGGAGATGCTGAAGCTTAATATAAAGAAAATCtccatttaattttcttgataaGATAATATAAATGGGCTTGAAAAATAAGGAGAtgctgaagctgaatataaagaaaattttcatttaatttccTTGATTAGAACAAAGCACCAACAGTGTTTCTACAATGCTGTCTGGTGTTCCACATGTCTGCATGTCAAATGAGTGTATGACTAGGTGGAAAAAAAGTAAATGGCAGTAGCTTAATATTAGTTCTGAGATGTTTCATATGAGAACTGCAAAGACCCGTTGTATGTCGTATGAGCTTTTTTGATGTGTTTTTCCGAATGTGTGTTTTTTGCATATGCAACTTATCTCtcgctgattttttttttccattgcctTGATCGTTACATTATTTGACAGGGGTTCTTCAATTTCACATCCCGCAGGCCTCGCCACTTGCTAGATATTTTGGAGCTTGGCTATAATGTGATGTACAATGATGTTGACATGGTCTGGTTGAAGGACCCATTCCCCTTTTTCAAGGGGAATCATGATGTTTATTTCACTGATGACATGGCCATGGTTGGTAGTATCTTCTCTCTTTCTGCTGGATAAAATCTGGATTATCAGTTGTCTTCTTTAAGTAGAAGGCACACTTGGTTTTTCATCTAGAATAGATCCTTATAAATCTTCCTTAATCTTTCAGGTAAAACCTTTGGATCATCCTCACACTTTACCAGCACCTGGTAAAAAAGGGCGCACTTACATCTGTAGTTGCATGATATTCTTGAGGCCTACAATTGGAGCTAAGAAAGTGATGAAGAAGTGGATTGAAGAACTCCAAATTCAGCCTTGgacaagcaaaaagaaaactaatgaCCAGCCTGCCTTCAACTGGGCTCTAAATAAAACTGCTGGAGAGGTATGTTTATTATGGAATTTCAATCCTAATGATGGTAGAAATTCTTAATTGGTATTCTATAAACCAGAGTACAGTTGAGTCGATAACAAGAATGGAATTCAAATATGTTTAACATGAATGAAAAGCTCCTCCAGCTCATATGTTACCCCATGCCAGTTGTTTCTGTGAAAGCAGAAAATGGAACATGACTTGAGAGGCTTTTATTGGATGTTGTGGGCCATAGTTAAGTGAAACTTCCAAAGAGAGACGAAGAGTCCAAGTTCTCTCGTGTTCATCATGCTTACTACTTCAGAACCATCCAACAGCAGTCCTGGTAGACGTAAATTTCCTATGGGTGCGATCCAAGTAGTTTATTTACCGAAGACAAGTGATGGATCACCCTACTATGACTTGTCAAAAGGGATTTCAGGCACATAAAAAGTAAACTGCTAATAATTTACCAACATTTCACAGCTTTAATAAGTACGTAATTTTGATTTCAAGAACATGGACTGAAGAGTGAACTGTTACTAATGAAATATGTTCACTTTATGTGATTAGATTTAGTGAGGGTTGTGTTAAGGTTGTTTTCCTCTTTGGGGCACATGTGGATGCTGAAGGCTGGGAGGTTGACATATGCATCCACCCACACACTCGCACATGCAGGTTAATGTAActatgaaaatatatttgaataaattttgttgTACATAGATCTATAATAGTAAACAACCTAAGTGGAGATATTTACAGTAGTATTATGCATAAGATCACACATTGTATGATATGTTACACTATgtaacataaatatgaaaaaaaaaaaaactccttggATTGGTTTCAGGACAGTAAGTATACCCTGTCGGGTTTAACTTACAATATGCCATTGTATACCATATGATAAGAAGGTATTTTCAAAATAGGCTGAATGCTAAGTTCCTCATGAAAAGCATTCTCACACATTTAAAGTAAAAAGTTAAACTTAGGTTTGATTTCATTCATCAAATCAGAGCTTTCATGGTTTTTCATACAAGCCTATGCCTACCCTCCCacatattgaaaagaaaaaagaactcaAGTTTCATGGCCATCAAGTTGTTTCAAGGCTCCAAGGCGTAAGTCATATACAAGTActacttatttattttaatatctaagagtaattaatttttaatcattatACTGAGCATGCATGTTATAGCCTATACGTATGTTGTTATTCTGTTAAAATTATGCAATTCATGTTGTTTGGTACAGAATTTTTTCCTACTTTTTCTGATATTTCATGTTCTTGTATTTTtctgatattaattttttttgctatttttcaatactgaaaaattaaatttgtgttttttcatattaCCTTAGCTTTGGATCTGACCAGTATGAGTTACACTATGTgctttacaacattggtttgcAGGTTGATCTCTACCTGCTGCCCCAAGTTGCATTCCCATCAGGTGGCCTGTATTTCAAGAATGAGACCTGGGTTCAGCAAACCAAAGGGAAGCATGTCATTATTCACAACAACTACATCACTGgttttgagaagaaaataaagcgGTTTCGTGAATTTGGTCTCTGGTTGCTGGATGATCATGCACACGATTCACCACTCGGCATAATATGAGAAGTGCACATATAGTCCTTTTTGGCCCTTGATGCATCTTGATGCTACAATTGCACCGGATGAATGACCTGCAGAAACTTTGGACTACAGTTCTTGATGATGGTGGCTTGCTGATGCTTGTTCAGCCAAGTGGGTTAACTCTTCGATCTGtaatttaataacaaaaaagcTCTGCTAATCTGGGTTTTGAGTTGGCCAAATAACACATGCTgcattttactattttttgtttgaggAAAGccaaatttgttttatttttatgataatTTGTTGTTCGGTGGTTCTTtctttgtcttccttttttccttttctttcctcttttgtcAATCAGAGGAGAATTTTGAACTTTGAGTTGGAATCTATTGAGCAATTTTTGTCCTTTGGGTTCCTTGGAGGGTATGCTTGCCTAGGAATTAAAAGAAATTCTGGGCTGTGGGTGGGGAATTCTTTTAGGACCCGTTTGAGAAACAAGTTTTCAGAATTTTATTTCTGAAATTGGTGAAtgggaaataaaatttcatatttctaaaATCACGTTGTGTTTGTTAACTTGGAATTATTGTTCTGGAAACAAATTTCTTCGTTTGATGGCGAAAAGTCAGAATCGGTGGAAATGGTGGGTTGTGGTGGAAAAAGGgtaggagaagaagaagatgtggttggaagaggaaaaagggagtgagggaggaagaagggaggcagcggaaaaagggaggcggaggaggaggaagaagaagatgtggCTGGATGAGGAAAAatggagcgagggaggaagaagggaggcagaggaagaatggaaggagaaaaaagggagcgagggaggaagaagggaaggagggaggaggaagaagggaggtgaAGGAAGAAGAGATGTGTCTCTGCagccattctctctctctctctctctctctctcccccccccccccccccccccccccccaccccctccctctccttctccctctccctatgTGTACGATGGAAGGAAATGCTTGGCTCTGAGTGGAGGGAAAGTGTTCTTCCCTCACAAACTTG
This genomic interval carries:
- the LOC116261004 gene encoding UDP-D-xylose:L-fucose alpha-1,3-D-xylosyltransferase MGP4-like, whose amino-acid sequence is MSILYQRQQQQQQPLVDSLPLSPRQPNINQRPSSLFSTLGLSLTLLTFIVLLVFFYPWVGSSGSLFSSGESLSKWRDYTLSEAAAFVAKDGTVIVCAVSQPYLPFLNNWLISITKQKHEEKVLVIAEDYATLYKVNQKWPGHAVLIPPAPDAQTAHKFGSQGFFNFTSRRPRHLLDILELGYNVMYNDVDMVWLKDPFPFFKGNHDVYFTDDMAMVKPLDHPHTLPAPGKKGRTYICSCMIFLRPTIGAKKVMKKWIEELQIQPWTSKKKTNDQPAFNWALNKTAGEVDLYLLPQVAFPSGGLYFKNETWVQQTKGKHVIIHNNYITGFEKKIKRFREFGLWLLDDHAHDSPLGII